A window of the Virgibacillus pantothenticus genome harbors these coding sequences:
- a CDS encoding MFS transporter, which produces MQITNYRFWILIALVFISGFSQGMLLPLLSIILEQNGISSSINGLHATGLYIGVLIASPFMEKPMRKFGFKPIIFIGGLLVILSLAIFPVWESLWFWFILRLTIGIGDQMLHFGTQTWITATATVETRGRSIALYGLSFGAGFALGPLMTRLLSIHQSVPFLVSAVLSLLVWSLLLLLRNQWPEHSVDPVYPTSSVQRFKQTIKIAWVAMLPGFGYGFLEASLHSIFPIYGLRIGHHVDILALIIPCFAAGSLITQFPLGALSDKFGRKSILITVLLLGSLCFLLAALWENSIVALFILFTLAGMCVGSLFSLGISYMTDLLPGNLLPAGNLMVGIMFSVGSISGPFIGGYFIDVFQGVSFFYFITSILMLITIAMLFKRTQQEQIGGFNL; this is translated from the coding sequence ATGCAAATCACAAATTATCGTTTCTGGATATTAATTGCGCTTGTTTTTATATCAGGTTTTTCTCAAGGAATGTTGCTTCCTTTACTTTCCATCATATTAGAACAAAATGGTATTTCCTCTTCCATTAATGGTTTACATGCCACCGGTTTGTATATTGGAGTTTTAATAGCCTCTCCGTTTATGGAAAAGCCGATGCGAAAATTTGGCTTTAAGCCAATTATCTTTATTGGTGGTCTGCTGGTCATTCTATCACTCGCTATATTTCCCGTATGGGAGTCTTTATGGTTTTGGTTTATCCTGCGTTTAACGATAGGCATCGGTGACCAAATGCTACATTTTGGAACACAAACATGGATTACTGCAACAGCTACAGTAGAAACAAGAGGACGCAGCATTGCCCTCTATGGCTTATCATTCGGAGCAGGCTTTGCGTTAGGTCCGTTGATGACAAGACTTCTCTCAATTCATCAATCCGTTCCTTTTCTCGTTTCTGCTGTTCTAAGTTTATTGGTATGGTCATTATTATTGTTGCTTCGTAATCAATGGCCTGAGCACTCTGTAGATCCTGTATATCCGACAAGTTCCGTACAACGCTTTAAACAAACCATAAAAATAGCTTGGGTTGCCATGTTACCAGGTTTTGGGTATGGCTTTTTAGAAGCTTCCTTACATAGTATTTTTCCCATCTATGGATTACGGATTGGTCATCATGTAGACATTCTAGCCCTTATCATTCCTTGTTTTGCAGCAGGAAGTTTGATTACGCAATTTCCACTTGGTGCGTTAAGTGATAAATTCGGGAGAAAGTCAATACTCATTACGGTTTTACTGCTCGGTTCTTTATGCTTTCTGCTTGCTGCACTATGGGAGAATTCTATCGTCGCTTTATTTATCCTGTTTACATTAGCAGGGATGTGTGTAGGTTCCTTATTCTCATTAGGCATCTCATATATGACAGATCTGTTGCCAGGAAACTTACTTCCAGCGGGAAATTTAATGGTCGGAATCATGTTCAGTGTTGGTAGCATTAGTGGGCCTTTTATCGGTGGGTATTTTATTGACGTTTTCCAAGGAGTGTCATTTTTTTATTTTATTACTTCAATCCTTATGTTGATTACGATAGCTATGCTATTTAAAAGAACGCAGCAAGAACAAATAGGGGGCTTTAATTTATAA
- a CDS encoding OsmC family protein translates to MKLHLKEHGFRTKLDFGQLEISGDEEFGFRPYQLMVASIASCSGSVFRKILQKQRIDVQDMQINAEIERNKAEANRIEKIVLTFIIKGSRLDADKLYKNLHVARKNCSMVRSVEDSIEIVDKIEIIELSR, encoded by the coding sequence ATGAAATTACATTTAAAAGAACATGGGTTTAGAACAAAATTAGACTTTGGACAGCTGGAAATTTCAGGAGATGAGGAATTTGGCTTTCGTCCATACCAGTTGATGGTTGCCTCAATTGCAAGCTGCAGCGGATCCGTGTTTCGGAAAATCCTTCAAAAGCAACGGATAGACGTTCAAGACATGCAAATAAATGCAGAAATAGAGAGAAATAAAGCAGAGGCAAATCGTATCGAAAAGATAGTGCTTACGTTTATCATTAAAGGAAGTCGTTTAGATGCAGATAAATTATACAAAAATCTGCATGTAGCACGGAAAAACTGTTCCATGGTACGGTCGGTAGAAGACAGTATTGAAATTGTAGATAAGATAGAGATCATTGAATTAAGTAGATGA
- a CDS encoding YfkD famly protein, producing MNRRKHYFLLLLCIALLVAAFWPSNMIAKEKKKNAFDIPSHVLNISKDNTFPNSTEDEEVIEPSELTKELMDGLDIKIENPVLIKMLNETSLNPSPVAFGYRGMVYLGRWPLNYESLETTINWEYQQVNKNELNNTGASEPQEINYVQQEQKEIKGALTNKITNPSDVKKMMLLKAKEKTKLPLSYKTVIGKNTKKDNTYKVPDDKYGVLQSYAPAVNEKGQVTFGEVYVKLKGSKKSIAVKNVTKQGIGAWIPIQDHVSISYQLK from the coding sequence ATGAATAGACGGAAACATTATTTTTTACTACTCCTTTGTATTGCTTTATTAGTAGCTGCTTTTTGGCCAAGCAATATGATAGCTAAAGAAAAGAAAAAGAACGCTTTTGATATACCAAGCCATGTACTAAATATTTCAAAAGATAACACTTTTCCCAACTCAACAGAGGACGAGGAAGTGATTGAGCCGAGTGAATTGACAAAGGAATTGATGGATGGGTTAGACATTAAAATTGAAAATCCAGTTTTAATTAAAATGTTAAATGAGACTAGCTTGAATCCTTCACCGGTCGCATTTGGATATCGAGGAATGGTTTATTTAGGACGTTGGCCGTTGAATTATGAGTCTTTAGAAACGACCATTAATTGGGAGTATCAGCAAGTAAATAAGAATGAGCTAAATAACACAGGAGCTTCAGAACCCCAGGAGATAAATTATGTACAGCAAGAACAAAAGGAAATTAAAGGGGCGCTCACGAACAAAATTACTAATCCGTCGGATGTAAAAAAGATGATGCTGTTAAAAGCAAAAGAAAAAACCAAGCTCCCTCTCTCCTATAAGACAGTCATTGGGAAAAATACGAAGAAAGACAATACGTACAAAGTTCCAGACGATAAGTATGGGGTGCTTCAATCCTATGCGCCTGCAGTAAATGAAAAGGGACAAGTTACTTTTGGTGAAGTGTATGTGAAATTAAAGGGCTCCAAAAAATCCATCGCCGTAAAAAATGTCACTAAACAAGGAATAGGAGCTTGGATACCGATTCAAGATCATGTCTCAATTTCTTATCAATTAAAATAG
- a CDS encoding Na+/H+ antiporter family protein, giving the protein MEWVVLISVLILTILSLLRVNVIIAIIAAAVSAGLMSGLNIKEAVELLVSGMGGGANTALSYILLGAFAITISYTGITSLLVTYLIRVLTGKKTLLLLVIAAVASLSQNVIPVHIAFIPILIPPLLPLFDKMRMDRRAVATALTFGLKAPYILIPAGFGLIFHETIVENMNKNGTNITVNESVLAMLIPGSGMIVGLLIAIFFTYRKDRVVTDNNIETSETSEVEAKSVHFSKQHLLTLIAVAGALTAQILTGNLIIGALTGLVLMFAFVVIPFNKADQVISEGIGMMGTIAFVMLVASGFGNVLTETGSVEALVEMSSGFLEQNKALIALILLFVGLVVTIGIGSSFGTIPILAALYVPICLAAGFSPLATAALIGTAGALGDAGSPASDSTLGPTSGLNADGKHHHIWDTVVPTFIHYNIPLFIFGWVAAIIL; this is encoded by the coding sequence ATGGAATGGGTCGTTCTTATATCTGTTCTTATACTTACTATTTTAAGTTTATTACGCGTAAATGTAATTATAGCTATTATTGCAGCAGCAGTTAGTGCAGGCTTAATGTCTGGATTGAATATAAAAGAAGCAGTTGAACTTTTAGTTAGTGGAATGGGCGGTGGAGCAAATACTGCACTGAGCTATATTTTATTGGGAGCTTTTGCTATAACGATTAGTTATACAGGGATTACATCGTTATTGGTTACCTACCTTATTCGTGTGTTAACAGGCAAAAAAACGCTGCTTTTACTTGTGATCGCGGCAGTTGCATCACTTTCACAAAACGTGATTCCTGTCCATATTGCTTTTATTCCAATATTAATCCCACCCCTATTGCCATTATTTGATAAAATGCGTATGGATCGGAGGGCAGTAGCAACGGCTCTAACTTTTGGTCTTAAAGCTCCGTATATATTGATACCTGCAGGATTTGGTTTGATTTTTCATGAGACAATTGTAGAGAATATGAATAAAAATGGTACGAATATAACCGTCAACGAATCGGTGTTAGCGATGCTAATTCCAGGCTCTGGGATGATTGTAGGTTTGCTGATAGCTATTTTTTTCACCTATCGTAAGGATCGAGTAGTAACCGATAATAATATAGAAACAAGCGAGACATCAGAGGTCGAAGCAAAGTCCGTTCATTTTAGCAAACAACATTTACTAACACTTATAGCTGTGGCGGGAGCTTTGACTGCTCAAATTTTAACAGGAAATTTAATTATTGGCGCGCTTACAGGGCTTGTACTCATGTTTGCTTTCGTTGTTATTCCATTTAACAAAGCAGATCAGGTCATAAGTGAAGGTATTGGAATGATGGGAACGATTGCCTTTGTCATGCTTGTTGCTTCAGGATTTGGGAATGTGTTAACAGAAACTGGTTCTGTAGAAGCGCTTGTAGAAATGTCATCGGGATTCTTAGAACAAAATAAAGCTTTGATTGCTTTAATTCTCTTGTTTGTAGGTCTTGTAGTAACAATTGGTATCGGTTCTTCTTTTGGTACTATACCGATATTAGCAGCACTATATGTACCAATTTGTTTAGCTGCTGGTTTTTCGCCACTAGCGACAGCTGCTTTAATTGGAACGGCAGGTGCGCTTGGTGATGCAGGTTCACCAGCTTCTGACAGTACATTAGGGCCAACCTCAGGTCTGAATGCTGACGGAAAGCATCATCATATTTGGGATACTGTAGTACCTACGTTTATACATTATAATATACCATTATTTATCTTTGGGTGGGTGGCAGCAATCATCCTGTAA
- the pdaA gene encoding delta-lactam-biosynthetic de-N-acetylase, with protein MRKRLPIYAVIALLAILCMPLSAAAASGYGWGYSKNKEHKLPDIGKYADMLKKYNAYYADDSGEKNVYVTFDNGYEQGYTSDILDILKKYHVPATFFVTGHYVKSEPDLVKRMVNEGHIVGNHSYHHPDFTIMSKESIQKELESLEEAVAAITDQKEMKYLRPPRGMFSKDTLKWANQLGYIHVFWSLAFKDWETSKQKGWKYAFEQVKEQIHPGAIILLHTVSSDNAKALEKMIQELKRQGYTFKSLDDLVLKSKLPKAIYGL; from the coding sequence ATGAGAAAAAGACTTCCTATTTATGCAGTCATTGCTTTATTGGCTATTCTATGCATGCCATTATCGGCTGCTGCAGCATCTGGCTATGGATGGGGTTACAGCAAAAATAAAGAACATAAACTCCCTGATATTGGAAAATATGCAGATATGCTTAAAAAGTACAATGCTTATTACGCCGATGACTCAGGAGAAAAAAATGTATATGTAACGTTCGATAATGGTTACGAACAAGGGTATACTTCAGATATTCTTGATATATTGAAAAAGTATCACGTTCCAGCCACTTTTTTTGTAACAGGACACTATGTGAAAAGTGAACCAGATTTAGTGAAACGTATGGTGAACGAAGGACATATTGTCGGGAATCACTCCTATCATCATCCAGATTTTACAATTATGAGTAAGGAGAGCATCCAAAAGGAACTAGAGTCATTGGAGGAGGCAGTTGCGGCCATAACAGACCAAAAAGAGATGAAATACTTGCGTCCGCCAAGAGGGATGTTTAGTAAGGATACATTAAAATGGGCAAACCAATTAGGCTATATTCACGTGTTTTGGTCGCTTGCTTTTAAGGATTGGGAGACAAGTAAACAAAAAGGCTGGAAGTATGCTTTTGAACAGGTAAAAGAGCAAATCCATCCAGGGGCGATTATCTTGTTACACACCGTTTCATCGGATAATGCCAAGGCACTCGAAAAAATGATTCAGGAGCTAAAGAGACAAGGTTATACGTTTAAAAGCTTAGATGACCTAGTGTTAAAAAGCAAGCTACCTAAAGCCATATATGGTCTTTAG
- the mbcS gene encoding acyl-CoA synthetase MbcS, which yields MKREALIAPKNYNIAMEMERHANNKNQVALIMENHLGETYQLTYNELLKRANQIGNAFLRAGLKKGDKMLIMVPRSFKAYEVYLAALKTGIIIIPSSEMLKTKDLQYRISHGEVNGVVSYYSFANQFNGIDQYNHLYKFSIGNSMDGWIFLDEVMEEESDQLDIVATNRDDIAFLPYTSGTTGNPKGVVHSHGWGYAHLQTAAYNWLAIQEGDRVWATAGPGWQKWVWSPFLSVLGTGATGFFYSGKFSAKKHLQLLADYQINVLCSTPTEYRMMAKVDNLQEYQLPALHSAVSAGEPLNVEVIDMFKRYFDITVRDGYGQTENTLLLGFMKNMEVRPGSMGKPTPGNEVEIIDENGEPLAANEVGDIAVKLDSPALFSEYFKDMERTKMAKRGEYYITGDQAYKDEDGYFWFEGRRDDIIISAGYTIGPFEVEDALVRHAAVQDCAVVASPDEIRGNIVKAFIVLREGFQPDDQLVKELQDHVKSLTGPYKYPRKIEFIDELPKTTSGKTRRVELRNKEKIQSS from the coding sequence GTGAAAAGAGAAGCATTAATTGCTCCAAAAAATTACAATATCGCTATGGAAATGGAGCGCCACGCCAATAACAAGAATCAGGTAGCCCTAATTATGGAAAACCACCTTGGGGAAACGTATCAGCTTACATACAACGAATTACTGAAGCGAGCCAATCAAATTGGCAACGCTTTCCTGAGAGCGGGATTAAAAAAAGGTGATAAGATGTTAATTATGGTGCCACGTTCTTTTAAAGCATATGAAGTTTACTTAGCTGCGTTAAAGACAGGGATCATTATTATCCCAAGTTCTGAAATGCTAAAAACAAAAGATTTGCAATATCGTATATCCCATGGGGAAGTAAATGGCGTTGTTAGCTATTATTCATTTGCAAATCAGTTCAACGGCATTGACCAATATAATCATTTATATAAATTTTCTATTGGTAATTCTATGGACGGCTGGATCTTTTTAGATGAAGTAATGGAAGAAGAAAGTGACCAATTAGATATCGTCGCAACTAATAGAGATGATATTGCGTTTTTGCCATACACTTCTGGTACAACAGGAAATCCAAAAGGGGTCGTGCATAGTCACGGCTGGGGATATGCTCATCTGCAAACGGCAGCATATAATTGGTTAGCTATTCAAGAAGGAGACAGAGTGTGGGCAACAGCTGGTCCAGGTTGGCAGAAGTGGGTATGGAGTCCGTTTTTATCTGTTCTTGGTACAGGCGCGACGGGATTTTTTTACAGCGGCAAATTCAGTGCTAAAAAGCATTTACAATTATTAGCTGACTATCAAATTAATGTGCTATGTAGCACACCAACAGAGTATCGGATGATGGCTAAAGTAGATAATCTTCAAGAGTACCAACTACCAGCACTGCATAGTGCTGTATCAGCAGGAGAACCGCTAAATGTAGAAGTGATCGACATGTTTAAACGTTATTTTGATATTACTGTCCGTGATGGTTATGGGCAGACAGAAAATACATTATTACTCGGGTTTATGAAAAATATGGAAGTAAGACCTGGTTCAATGGGGAAACCAACTCCAGGGAATGAAGTAGAAATTATTGATGAAAATGGAGAACCACTAGCTGCAAATGAAGTAGGGGACATTGCTGTGAAATTAGATAGTCCTGCTCTCTTTTCAGAGTACTTTAAAGATATGGAGCGAACCAAGATGGCTAAACGAGGGGAGTATTATATAACCGGAGATCAGGCTTATAAGGATGAAGATGGCTACTTTTGGTTTGAGGGCAGAAGAGACGATATTATTATTAGCGCCGGTTATACAATTGGTCCTTTTGAAGTAGAGGATGCACTTGTTAGACATGCAGCAGTCCAAGATTGTGCTGTGGTGGCAAGTCCTGATGAAATACGAGGAAATATTGTAAAAGCATTCATTGTACTTCGGGAAGGATTTCAGCCAGATGATCAGTTAGTCAAGGAACTGCAAGACCATGTAAAATCGTTAACCGGACCTTATAAATATCCACGAAAAATTGAGTTTATTGATGAATTACCAAAAACAACTTCCGGAAAGACAAGAAGAGTGGAATTGCGAAACAAGGAAAAAATTCAAAGCAGTTAA
- a CDS encoding ATP-dependent Clp protease ATP-binding subunit: MLCQNCKQNEANINVAMQLNNQHMQMQLCNECFRKMQGQMMSGNDFFSQSPFSNAYGAFSASGNGSPKMGTRTKQHSRNQGNGLLDQLGKNLTDEARAGEIDPVIGRDNEVKRVIETLNRRNKNNPVLIGEPGVGKTAIAEGLALKIIEGDVPTKLLNKEIYMLDVASLVANTGVRGQFEERMKQLIQELQQRQDVILFVDEIHLLVGAGTAESSQMDAGNILKPALARGEIQLVGATTLKEYRQIEKDAALERRLQPIIVEEPTPEEAVQILKGIKDRYEKFHEVRYSDEAIEACVNLSKRYIQDRYLPDKAIDLMDEVGSRLNLANSSKDSESIRQRLEEITKEKEAAAEREDYERAAHLRYQEIQLQKQLEKAKGEEQVIDVDISDIQLIVEEKTGIPVTKLQADEQEKMKNLAKNLAAKVIGQKEAVDKVAKAIRRSRAGLKSKERPIGSFLFVGPTGVGKTELTKVLAEELFGSRDSLIRLDMSEYMEKHAVSKIIGSPPGYVGHEEAGQLTEKVRRNPYSIILLDEIEKAHPDVQNMFLQIMEDGHLTDSQGRTVSFKDTVIIMTSNAGTGDKAINVGFNKDGHESVSTLENLSDYFKPEFLNRFDAIIEFNELTKENLMEIVDLMLHELQDTIEEHEISITITDEAKQKLVELGYDPRFGARPLRRVIQDKIEDQLTDLVLENDDVKNVHVDVVNDEIVVKQA, translated from the coding sequence ATGCTTTGTCAAAATTGTAAACAAAACGAAGCCAACATTAATGTTGCGATGCAATTAAATAACCAGCATATGCAAATGCAACTATGTAATGAATGCTTCCGCAAAATGCAAGGTCAAATGATGAGCGGTAATGATTTCTTTTCACAATCACCATTTAGCAATGCATATGGAGCATTTAGCGCATCGGGTAACGGTTCGCCAAAAATGGGAACACGAACCAAACAACATAGCAGAAATCAAGGCAATGGTTTACTTGACCAACTTGGTAAAAACTTAACAGATGAAGCAAGAGCTGGAGAAATTGATCCAGTTATCGGTCGAGATAATGAAGTGAAACGTGTTATAGAAACGTTGAATAGAAGAAATAAAAATAATCCTGTACTCATTGGGGAACCGGGTGTAGGTAAAACAGCTATTGCAGAAGGACTGGCATTAAAAATCATTGAAGGTGACGTACCAACAAAGCTCTTGAATAAAGAAATATACATGCTTGATGTAGCTTCATTGGTCGCAAACACTGGTGTACGCGGACAATTTGAAGAGCGGATGAAACAATTAATTCAAGAATTACAACAACGTCAAGATGTTATTCTATTTGTAGATGAAATTCATTTGTTAGTTGGTGCTGGCACAGCCGAAAGCTCGCAAATGGATGCTGGAAACATACTCAAACCAGCGCTTGCTAGAGGAGAAATTCAACTTGTTGGTGCAACTACATTAAAAGAATATCGTCAAATTGAAAAAGATGCTGCGCTTGAACGTCGGCTACAACCAATTATTGTTGAAGAACCAACACCTGAAGAAGCCGTTCAGATTCTAAAAGGAATAAAAGACCGTTATGAAAAATTTCACGAGGTACGTTATTCTGATGAAGCTATTGAAGCATGTGTGAACTTGTCCAAACGCTACATCCAAGATCGTTATCTACCAGATAAAGCGATTGATTTAATGGATGAGGTAGGTTCCCGATTAAACCTAGCTAATTCATCTAAGGATTCTGAATCTATTCGTCAACGCTTAGAAGAAATTACGAAAGAAAAAGAAGCAGCAGCAGAGCGTGAAGATTATGAACGTGCAGCCCACTTACGTTATCAAGAAATACAATTGCAAAAACAATTGGAAAAAGCGAAAGGTGAAGAGCAAGTAATCGATGTAGATATTTCCGATATTCAATTAATTGTAGAAGAAAAAACAGGAATCCCTGTAACAAAACTACAAGCCGATGAACAAGAGAAAATGAAAAATCTTGCTAAAAACCTAGCAGCTAAAGTAATTGGGCAAAAAGAAGCTGTGGATAAGGTAGCAAAAGCAATTCGTCGTAGTAGAGCAGGCTTAAAGTCGAAAGAACGTCCAATTGGATCATTTCTATTTGTTGGTCCAACAGGAGTTGGAAAAACAGAATTGACAAAAGTGCTTGCTGAAGAATTATTCGGCTCAAGAGATTCGCTCATTCGGCTTGATATGAGTGAATATATGGAAAAACATGCCGTTTCTAAAATCATCGGTTCGCCTCCTGGCTATGTAGGACATGAGGAAGCTGGTCAATTAACAGAAAAAGTACGTAGAAATCCTTACTCCATCATCTTGCTTGATGAAATCGAAAAGGCGCACCCAGATGTTCAAAACATGTTTCTACAAATTATGGAGGATGGTCATTTAACAGATTCACAAGGAAGAACTGTCAGCTTCAAAGACACAGTAATCATTATGACAAGTAACGCTGGAACAGGGGATAAAGCAATAAATGTAGGATTTAACAAAGATGGACATGAATCTGTTTCCACATTAGAGAACTTAAGTGATTACTTCAAACCAGAATTCTTAAACCGCTTTGATGCGATTATTGAATTTAATGAGTTGACGAAAGAAAACTTGATGGAAATTGTTGATCTAATGCTTCATGAGCTACAAGACACAATTGAAGAACATGAAATTTCCATCACGATAACAGATGAAGCAAAACAAAAATTGGTAGAGCTAGGTTATGATCCACGTTTTGGTGCAAGACCTTTACGTAGAGTAATTCAAGACAAAATTGAAGATCAATTAACCGATTTGGTTTTGGAAAATGATGATGTAAAAAATGTTCACGTAGATGTTGTTAATGACGAGATTGTTGTCAAACAAGCTTAA
- a CDS encoding ComEC/Rec2 family competence protein produces MLKTQQISIIVLIIFSILFIHFPPVHSASGKDMQVHFINVGQGDSIFIQTPNDKHILIDGGPPQAGKKVVHYLKKHGIKKLDLVVATHPDIDHIGGLITVMKHIKIDKILDSGKLHTTRRYAKYIQEIVKQEIPISITKLHEKIPLDPSIHIQVLNTFKKSRTNNQSSIVLKMSYNNVDFLFMGDVEMEQEQEIIKKVDEQTEIVKVAHHGSNTSTSLSFLQAVRPKTAILTYHKDNRYGHPVDRVIDHLYQVGTSIYSTGALGNIVIRTDGTSYMVETEKEPLDVLYAS; encoded by the coding sequence ATGTTAAAAACACAGCAAATTTCAATAATTGTTCTCATTATTTTTTCCATTTTGTTTATTCACTTTCCGCCAGTACATAGCGCCAGTGGCAAGGATATGCAAGTACATTTCATTAATGTCGGTCAAGGGGATAGTATATTCATTCAAACACCGAATGATAAGCATATATTAATTGATGGCGGACCACCCCAAGCAGGAAAAAAAGTGGTTCATTATTTAAAGAAACACGGTATAAAAAAGCTGGATTTAGTAGTAGCAACACATCCAGATATCGATCATATTGGTGGTCTCATCACTGTGATGAAACATATTAAAATAGATAAGATTTTAGATTCTGGGAAATTGCATACAACGAGAAGATATGCCAAATATATTCAGGAAATTGTAAAGCAGGAAATTCCAATATCCATTACCAAGCTTCATGAAAAAATACCGCTTGATCCTTCCATTCATATTCAAGTGCTTAATACGTTTAAGAAATCAAGAACGAATAATCAATCCTCAATTGTCTTAAAAATGTCATATAATAATGTTGATTTTTTATTTATGGGGGATGTGGAGATGGAGCAGGAGCAAGAAATTATAAAAAAAGTGGATGAGCAGACAGAAATAGTAAAAGTAGCACATCATGGATCGAATACGAGTACTTCCCTGTCATTCCTGCAGGCTGTTCGCCCCAAAACCGCCATTTTAACTTACCATAAGGACAATCGGTATGGTCATCCTGTGGACCGTGTCATAGATCACTTATATCAAGTCGGTACTTCCATCTATTCTACGGGTGCACTAGGTAACATCGTCATTCGAACCGATGGGACTTCATATATGGTCGAGACCGAGAAGGAACCTTTAGACGTTTTATATGCTAGTTGA
- a CDS encoding SPFH domain-containing protein, which translates to MKEKPAWSLNGYLGILIIAVLLAGTAFSFMEQQFILGAICLIIAITLGSGITLIQPNQAAVVMFLGKYMGSIRKEGIVITVPFSIRKMISLRVRNFNSNRLKVNDVNGNPIEIAAVIVFKVIDSAKAVFDVDRYEQFVEIQSETAIRAVATKYPYDSFSDAELSLRGNAEEVSNELKVELQERLKVAGVEVIETRLTHLAYSTEIAQAMLQRQQASAIIAARKQIVEGAVGMVQDAIAQLEKDGAVELDDERRVAMANNLLVSIVADQGTQPVINTGSLYQ; encoded by the coding sequence ATGAAGGAGAAACCAGCATGGTCATTGAACGGTTATCTTGGAATTTTAATCATTGCAGTCTTGTTAGCAGGAACAGCTTTTAGTTTTATGGAACAACAATTTATCCTTGGCGCTATTTGTTTAATTATAGCTATTACTTTAGGAAGCGGAATTACCCTAATACAACCTAATCAGGCTGCTGTCGTTATGTTTTTAGGAAAGTACATGGGGAGTATACGCAAGGAAGGAATTGTAATTACGGTTCCTTTTTCCATTCGTAAAATGATTTCTCTGCGTGTTCGAAATTTTAATAGTAATCGCCTAAAGGTCAATGATGTCAATGGAAACCCCATTGAAATTGCCGCGGTTATTGTATTTAAAGTGATCGACAGTGCTAAAGCGGTCTTTGACGTGGATCGTTATGAGCAATTTGTGGAAATCCAAAGCGAAACAGCTATTCGTGCTGTAGCAACGAAGTATCCTTATGATTCATTTTCTGATGCGGAACTATCACTACGAGGAAACGCAGAAGAAGTATCGAATGAATTGAAGGTCGAGTTACAAGAACGGCTAAAGGTTGCTGGTGTAGAAGTAATTGAAACAAGGTTAACACATCTTGCCTATTCCACAGAAATCGCCCAAGCAATGCTGCAACGTCAACAAGCTAGTGCAATTATTGCTGCTAGGAAGCAAATTGTTGAAGGAGCCGTGGGAATGGTCCAAGATGCAATTGCTCAATTAGAAAAAGATGGTGCTGTTGAACTTGACGATGAGCGACGTGTTGCCATGGCAAATAATTTATTAGTATCGATTGTTGCTGACCAAGGCACACAGCCTGTTATTAATACAGGATCGCTATACCAGTAA
- a CDS encoding GntR family transcriptional regulator gives MKPILDETKPIFLQIKEQLEDSIISGSIKTGERVPSTNEFASYYKINPATAAKGINELVDESILYKRRGVGMFVTEDAKQILIEKRRQSFYKNYLLPLKNEAEKLQISQEELKEMVERLEQDDEN, from the coding sequence ATGAAACCGATTTTAGATGAAACCAAACCGATATTCCTGCAAATTAAAGAGCAGTTGGAGGATTCAATCATAAGCGGCTCCATTAAAACCGGAGAACGTGTGCCATCAACGAATGAATTTGCCAGTTATTATAAAATTAATCCGGCTACAGCTGCCAAAGGAATAAATGAGCTAGTAGATGAATCTATTTTGTACAAACGAAGGGGCGTAGGCATGTTTGTAACGGAAGATGCGAAGCAGATATTAATTGAAAAACGCAGGCAGTCTTTTTATAAAAATTATTTGCTGCCATTAAAAAATGAAGCGGAAAAACTGCAAATTAGTCAAGAAGAATTGAAAGAAATGGTAGAAAGGTTGGAGCAAGATGATGAAAATTGA